A window of Zingiber officinale cultivar Zhangliang chromosome 5A, Zo_v1.1, whole genome shotgun sequence contains these coding sequences:
- the LOC121979985 gene encoding golgin subfamily A member 6-like protein 10: protein MAVFTSPSADAPSHLEDIAAFITEEMKKKIELLTKKIEEENKKKLEDQKKKFEEETKKLKEKTKKLDEGTKKLKEATKRLREETKKLREETKKLDEETKRLKEATQRLDEKTKKLKEATKKLKEENKKKLLIKLKKKQLAMTTRFAKVMVGLGVVVGLALSSMMRSFQ from the coding sequence ATGGCAGTGTTCACCTCGCCGTCAGCAGACGCCCCGTCCCATTTGGAAGACATCGCAGCTTTCATTAcagaagaaatgaaaaaaaagataGAGCTTCTGACGAAAAAAATTGAAGAGGAGAATAAGAAAAAACTTGAagatcaaaagaaaaaatttgaaGAGGAGACGAAAAAACTTAAAGAGAAGACGAAAAAACTTGATGAGGGGACGAAAAAACTTAAAGAGGCGACGAAAAGACTTAGAGAGGAGACGAAAAAACTTAGAGAGGAGACGAAAAAACTTGATGAGGAGACGAAAAGACTTAAAGAGGCGACGCAAAGACTTGACGAGAAGACGAAAAAACTTAAAGAGGCGACGAAAAAACTTAAAGAGGAGAATAAGAAAAAGCTTCTAATAAAGCTGAAGAAAAAGCAGCTAGCAATGACTACAAGATTCGCAAAGGTTATGGTTGGACTCGGCGTTGTGGTTGGACTCGCGTTATCTTCTATGATGCGAAGCTTCCAATGA